In a single window of the Drosophila albomicans strain 15112-1751.03 chromosome 3, ASM965048v2, whole genome shotgun sequence genome:
- the LOC117569819 gene encoding uncharacterized protein LOC117569819, translated as MEIKLILSQLLLISLVLLPPIDAADQLVEYQGSPKLSGPAKMIHDPQDTMLNALDAAMQKISTIYMQAVISGTHSPELEISLRGLEMELFDLLDELYKQHRLKDYMNYEAEVTRQMIIYNMLKRLFGYAQDNEKPV; from the coding sequence ATGGAGATCAAATTGATACTGAGTCAATTGCTGTTGATTTCACTGGTGCTTCTACCTCCTATCGATGCTGCCGATCAATTGGTAGAGTACCAGGGTTCGCCTAAGCTCTCTGGACCCGCCAAGATGATCCATGATCCACAGGACACAATGCTGAATGCATTGGATGCAGCCATGCAAAAGATCTCCACAATTTACATGCAAGCCGTTATATCGGGAACACACAGTCCTGAGTTGGAGATCTCGTTGAGGGGACTGGAAATGGAGCTGTTCGATTTGCTCGATGAACTCTACAAGCAACACCGACTGAAGGACTACATGAACTATGAGGCGGAAGTGACGCGACAAATGATCATCTACAATATGCTGAAGCGATTGTTTGGCTATGCGCAGGATAATGAGAAACCAGTGTAG
- the LOC117568725 gene encoding protein peanut, translating to MNSPRTNGAISALPSTLAQLALRDKQQAATASASASVSASASNGSDSSAAAAATQRPQTQPPSVPSSVNKLQLADASVTSSNGDSNKLTHDLQEKEAQQQQKPQKPPLPVRQKPMEIAGYVGFANLPNQVYRKAVKRGFEFTLMVVGASGLGKSTLINSMFLSDIYNAEQYPGPSLRKKKTVAVEATKVMLKENGVNLTLTVVDTPGFGDAVDNSNCWVPILEYVDSKYEEYLTAESRVYRKTISDNRVHCCLYFIAPSGHGLLPLDIACMQSLSDKVNLVPVIAKADTMTPDEVHLFKKQILNEIAQHKIKIYDFPATLEDAAEESKATQNLRSRVPFAVVGANTIIEMDGKKVRGRRYPWGLVEVENLTHCDFIALRNMVIRTHLQDLKDVTNNVHYENYRCRKLSELGLVDGKARLSNKNPLTQMEEEKREHEQKMKKMEAEMEQVFDMKVKEKMQKLKDSELEMARRHEERKKALELQIHELDEKRRDFEREKKEWEDVNHVTLEELKRRSLGANSSTDNVDAKKEKKKKGLF from the coding sequence ATGAATAGTCCTCGCACAAACGGCGCCATCTCAGCGCTGCCCAGCACACTGGCGCAACTGGCGCTGCGCGACAAGCAGCAGGCGGcgacagcatcagcatcggcatcAGTATCGGCGTCCGCATCAAATGGCAGTGACtcctcagcagcagcggcagcaacgcAGCGCCCACAAACGCAGCCGCCCAGTGTGCCATCGTCAGTGAACAAATTGCAGTTGGCTGATGCCAGTGTGACCAGCTCCAATGGTGACTCGAATAAGCTGACGCACGACTTGCAAGAAAAggaagcacagcagcagcagaagccaCAAAAACCGCCGTTGCCGGTGCGCCAAAAACCGATGGAGATTGCCGGGTATGTGGGATTCGCCAATCTGCCCAATCAGGTGTATCGCAAGGCGGTTAAACGTGGCTTTGAGTTCACACTGATGGTGGTGGGTGCCAGTGGACTGGGCAAGTCGACGCTGATCAACTCGATGTTCCTCTCGGACATCTACAATGCGGAACAGTATCCGGGCCCATCGCTGCGCAAGAAGAAGACCGTTGCCGTCGAGGCCACCAAGGTAATGCTCAAGGAGAACGGCGTCAATTTGACTCTCACTGTGGTGGACACGCCCGGATTTGGGGACGCCGTCGATAACAGCAACTGCTGGGTGCCCATACTCGAGTACGTGGACAGCAAGTATGAGGAGTATTTGACTGCCGAGTCGCGGGTGTATCGCAAGACGATCTCGGACAATCGGGTGCACTGTTGTCTGTACTTTATCGCGCCCTCGGGTCACGGTCTGTTGCCATTGGACATCGCCTGCATGCAGAGCCTGTCGGATAAGGTGAATCTGGTGCCGGTGATTGCCAAGGCCGACACCATGACGCCGGACGAGGTGCATCTGTTCAAGAAGCAGATACTTAATGAGATTGCTCAACACAAGATCAAGATCTACGATTTTCCCGCCACACTCGAGGATGCCGCCGAGGAGAGCAAGGCCACACAGAATCTGCGCAGTCGGGTGCCCTTCGCTGTCGTTGGAGCCAACACCATCATCGAGATGGACGGCAAGAAGGTGCGAGGACGTCGCTATCCTTGGGGCCTCGTCGAGGTCGAGAATTTGACACACTGCGACTTCATTGCTCTGCGCAATATGGTGATTCGCACCCATCTGCAGGATCTCAAAGATGTCACGAATAATGTGCACTATGAGAACTATCGATGCCGCAAGCTCTCCGAGCTGGGTCTGGTCGATGGCAAGGCTCGGCTGTCGAATAAGAATCCGCTCACCCAAATGGAGGAGGAGAAGCGCGAGCACGAGCAGAAGATGAAGAAAATGGAGGCGGAGATGGAGCAGGTGTTCGACATGAAGGTAAAGGAGAAGATGCAGAAGCTCAAGGATTCCGAATTGGAGATGGCGCGCAGGCACGAGGAACGCAAGAAGGCGCTCGAGTTGCAGATCCACGAACTGGACGAGAAGCGGCGTGATTTTGAGCGTGAGAAGAAGGAATGGGAGGATGTCAATCATGTGACGCTTGAGGAGCTGAAGCGACGCAGTCTTGGTGCAAACAGTAGCACCGACAATGTCGATGccaagaaggagaagaagaagaagggtcTGTTCTAA
- the LOC117568726 gene encoding protein deadpan, translating to MDYKHDMNSDDDFDCSNGYSDGYSSNGRHSNPNGMSKAELRKTNKPIMEKRRRARINHCLNELKSLILEAMKKDPARHTKLEKADILEMTVKHLQSVQRQQLNMAIQSDPTVVHKFKTGFVECAEEVNRYVSQMEGVDSGVRQRLSAHLNNCANSLEQIGSMSNFNNGYRGQLPQAMFPGSAAPLFPPLPQDQNNNNHSNNNSRETAPAIQMGGLQLIPSRLPSGEFALIMPNSSTTTAPAPAPFVWPGSGMNAASAALASIANPTHLSDYTQSFRLSAFNKPTATAQTQLHAGGASATAVTKNTTSSPPLSPISSVSSQSQGDESRAASPANAVQAELLLAKQHSFAGVFSTPPPTSAETSFNTSGSLNLSGGSHDSSASAHHTSHSLMAHLQQQQVSSTSGQESSALKREREREADLEQEHGGDSSDCSLLDEPSSKKFLAAAIEKSSSAWRPW from the exons aTGGATTACAAACACGATATGAATTCGGATGATGATTTCGACTGCTCCAATGGCTATAGCGACGGCTATAGCAGCAATGGACGTCACTCTAATCCCAATGGGATGTCCAAAGCCGAGCTCCGAAAG ACCAACAAACCTATTATGGAAAAACGCCGACGTGCTCGTATTAATCACTGTCTAAATGAACTGAAATCTCTGATTCTAGAAGCTATGAAAAAAGAC CCGGCGCGACATACCAAACTGGAAAAGGCCGACATACTCGAGATGACGGTGAAGCATTTGCAGTCCGTGCAGCGCCAACAGCTCAACATGGCCATCCAAAGTGATCCGACGGTGGTGCACAAGTTCAAGACTGGCTTCGTAGAATGCGCCGAGGAGGTGAATCGCTATGTCAGCCAGATGGAGGGTGTCGATTCGGGTGTTCGTCAACGTCTCAGTGCCCATCTCAACAACTGTGCCAACAGTCTCGAGCAGATTGGTTCGATGAGCAACTTCAACAACGGCTATCGCGGCCAATTGCCCCAGGCCATGTTCCCTGGCTCCGCTGCACCCCTCTTTCCCCCACTGCCACAGgaccagaacaacaacaatcacagcaacaacaatagtcgGGAGACTGCGCCAGCCATACAGATGGGAGGACTTCAGTTAATCCCCTCACGTTTGCCGTCGGGCGAGTTTGCTTTGATCATGCCCAACTCGAGCACAACAACGGCGCCTGCTCCGGCACCATTTGTCTGGCCGGGATCGGGAATGAATGCAGCCAGTGCAGCGTTGGCCAGCATTGCGAATCCCACACATCTCAGCGACTACACTCAAAGCTTCAGACTGAGTGCTTTCAATAAGCCCACAGCAACCGCTCAGACACAACTCCACGCTGGCGGAGCATCAGCCACTGCAGTGACAAAGAACACCACCAGCAGCCCACCACTGAGTCCCATCTCCTCCGTCTCCAGCCAGAGTCAGGGTGATGAGTCACGTGCTGCCTCGCCGGCAAATGCCGTCCAGGCGGAGCTGTTGCTGGCCAAGCAGCACAGCTTTGCGGGCGTCTTTTCCACGCCACCTCCGACCAGCGCTGAGACATCGTTCAACACCAGCGGCTCACTAAATCTGAGTGGAGGCAGTCACGACAGCAGCGCCTCTGCCCACCACACATCCCACTCATTGATGGCgcatctgcagcagcagcaagtgagCTCCACCAGCGGCCAGGAGAGTTCCGCCCTTAAGCGGGAGCGGGAACGTGAGGCTGACCTGGAGCAGGAGCATGGAGGAGATTCTAGCGATTGTTCGTTGTTGGATGAACCATCGTCTAAGAAGTTTTTGGCCGCCGCCATTGAGAAATCCAGCTCCGCCTGGCGTCCGTGGTGA